One Streptomyces sp. ML-6 genomic region harbors:
- the ccrA gene encoding crotonyl-CoA carboxylase/reductase: MKEILDAIQSQTESGSGSAAVTTADFAALPVPESYRAVTVHKDETEMFHGLATRDKDPRKSLHIDEVPVPELGPGEALVAVMASSVNYNTVWTSIFEPMPTFGFLERYGKLSDLARRHDLPYHVIGSDLAGVVLRTGSGVNAWSPGDEVVAHCLSVELESSDGHNDTMLDPEQRIWGFETNFGGLAELALVKSNQLMPKPRHLSWEEAAAPGLVNSTAYRQLVSRNGAGMKQGDNVLIWGASGGLGSYATQFALAGGANPVCVVSSPQKAEICRRMGAGAIIDRSAEDYKFWKDEHTQDPREWKRFGKRIRELTGGEDVDIVFEHPGRETFGASVYVTRKGGTIVTCASTSGYHHEYDNRYLWMSLKRIVGSHFANYREAWEANRLVAKGKIHPTLSKVYSLEETGQAAYDVHRNLHQGKVGVLALAPREGLGVRDREMREKHLDAINLFRDAVAERTDEHGRNA; the protein is encoded by the coding sequence GTGAAGGAAATCCTGGACGCGATCCAGTCGCAGACGGAATCGGGAAGCGGCTCCGCCGCGGTCACCACCGCGGACTTCGCGGCCCTGCCCGTCCCCGAGTCGTACCGCGCGGTGACCGTGCACAAGGACGAGACCGAGATGTTCCACGGACTCGCCACCCGCGACAAGGACCCCCGCAAGTCCTTGCACATCGACGAGGTCCCGGTGCCGGAGCTCGGGCCCGGCGAGGCCCTGGTCGCCGTCATGGCGAGCTCGGTGAACTACAACACCGTGTGGACCTCGATCTTCGAGCCGATGCCGACCTTCGGCTTCCTGGAGCGGTACGGGAAGCTCAGCGACCTGGCCCGGCGCCACGACCTGCCGTACCACGTCATCGGCTCCGACCTGGCGGGCGTCGTCCTGCGCACCGGGTCCGGCGTCAACGCCTGGAGCCCCGGGGACGAGGTCGTCGCGCACTGCCTGTCGGTGGAGCTGGAGTCCTCCGACGGCCACAACGACACGATGCTGGACCCCGAGCAGCGCATCTGGGGCTTCGAGACCAACTTCGGCGGCCTGGCCGAGCTCGCGCTGGTGAAGTCGAACCAGCTGATGCCCAAGCCGCGGCACCTGAGCTGGGAGGAGGCGGCGGCCCCGGGCCTGGTGAACTCGACCGCCTACCGCCAGCTCGTCTCGCGCAACGGGGCCGGCATGAAGCAGGGCGACAACGTGCTGATCTGGGGCGCCAGCGGCGGACTCGGCTCGTACGCGACCCAGTTCGCCCTGGCCGGCGGCGCCAACCCGGTCTGCGTGGTCTCCTCGCCGCAGAAGGCGGAGATCTGCCGGCGGATGGGCGCCGGGGCGATCATCGACCGCAGCGCCGAGGACTACAAGTTCTGGAAGGACGAGCACACCCAGGACCCGCGCGAGTGGAAGCGCTTCGGCAAGCGCATCCGCGAGCTGACCGGCGGCGAGGACGTGGACATCGTCTTCGAGCACCCCGGCCGCGAGACCTTCGGCGCCTCCGTCTACGTCACCCGCAAGGGCGGCACCATCGTCACCTGCGCCTCCACCTCCGGCTACCACCACGAGTACGACAACCGCTACCTGTGGATGTCGCTGAAGAGGATCGTCGGCTCGCACTTCGCCAACTACCGCGAGGCCTGGGAGGCCAACCGCCTGGTCGCCAAGGGAAAGATCCACCCCACCCTCTCCAAGGTCTACTCCCTGGAGGAGACCGGCCAGGCCGCCTACGACGTCCACCGCAACCTCCACCAGGGCAAGGTCGGCGTGCTGGCCCTGGCCCCCCGCGAGGGACTCGGCGTCCGGGACCGGGAGATGCGCGAGAAGCACCTCGACGCCATCAACCTGTTCCGTGACGCGGTGGCGGAGCGGACCGACGAGCACGGCAGGAACGCCTGA
- a CDS encoding GNAT family N-acetyltransferase codes for MTHERGTLLALFDREMREHARPDGPGVEVERTGDVVRQIGGAEDWNGIVWSSPGLDPARTDEVIAAQVARYAALGRDEFEWKLYAHDRPADLGRRLLAAGFEAEEPETLLVAPVAELSTAVEPPEGVRLRTVRDADDAELLVRTHERAFGQELPHLRHQVLSRLERDPEHFVGVLAMAGGEAVSSARMELYPGTGFAGLWGGGTVGEWRGRGVYRALVALRARIAAERGYEHLQVDASGMSAPILRRLGFVALSTTTPYVYRSR; via the coding sequence ATGACTCATGAGCGCGGGACACTGCTGGCCCTGTTCGACCGGGAGATGCGCGAGCACGCCCGCCCCGACGGCCCCGGCGTGGAGGTGGAGCGCACCGGCGACGTCGTGCGACAGATCGGCGGCGCCGAGGACTGGAACGGGATCGTCTGGTCGTCCCCGGGCCTGGACCCCGCCCGGACGGACGAGGTGATCGCGGCCCAGGTGGCACGCTACGCGGCGCTCGGCCGGGACGAGTTCGAGTGGAAGCTGTACGCGCACGACCGGCCGGCCGATCTGGGCCGGCGCCTCCTGGCGGCCGGCTTCGAGGCGGAGGAGCCGGAGACCCTGCTGGTCGCCCCGGTGGCGGAGCTGTCGACGGCGGTGGAGCCGCCCGAGGGCGTCCGGTTGCGCACCGTGCGTGACGCGGACGACGCGGAGCTGCTGGTCCGCACCCATGAGCGGGCCTTCGGGCAGGAGCTGCCGCACCTGCGCCACCAGGTGCTGAGCCGGCTCGAACGGGATCCGGAGCACTTCGTCGGGGTGCTCGCCATGGCGGGCGGCGAAGCGGTGAGCTCGGCCCGGATGGAGCTGTATCCGGGGACGGGCTTCGCGGGGCTCTGGGGCGGTGGCACGGTCGGGGAATGGCGCGGGCGGGGCGTCTACCGGGCCCTGGTGGCCCTCCGGGCCCGGATCGCGGCGGAGCGGGGGTACGAGCACCTCCAGGTCGACGCCTCCGGGATGAGTGCCCCGATTCTCCGGCGGCTCGGATTCGTGGCCCTGAGCACCACGACGCCCTACGTGTACCGGTCGCGCTGA
- a CDS encoding TetR family transcriptional regulator has protein sequence MSQPARSPRASAAPDAQESAAGTRAAAQRLKMRRELAAAAMELFATKGYEATTVDEIAGAAGVARRTFFRHFRSKEEAIFPDHDDTLVRAEAVLNAAPPHEHPLDTVCRGIKEVMKMYAAKPAVSVARYKLTREVPTLREAEIASVARYERLFTRYLLGHFDERDHQVGNDDPLLAEVAASAVVTAHNHVLRRWLRAGGEGDVEAQLDHAFAIVRDTFGTGIGAGRIAGTEPAKQPAASVTSHDEVLVAVARTDAPLDEVMRTIQQALRER, from the coding sequence ATGTCCCAGCCCGCCAGGTCCCCCCGTGCCTCCGCCGCGCCCGACGCCCAGGAAAGTGCCGCAGGCACCCGCGCCGCCGCCCAACGGCTCAAAATGCGGCGTGAATTGGCCGCTGCGGCCATGGAACTCTTCGCCACGAAGGGCTACGAGGCGACGACGGTCGACGAGATCGCGGGCGCCGCGGGGGTCGCCCGGCGCACCTTCTTCCGGCACTTCCGCTCCAAGGAAGAGGCGATCTTCCCGGACCACGACGACACCCTCGTCAGGGCCGAGGCCGTCCTCAACGCCGCACCGCCGCACGAGCACCCCCTCGACACCGTCTGCCGCGGCATCAAGGAAGTCATGAAGATGTACGCGGCGAAGCCCGCGGTCTCCGTGGCCCGCTACAAGCTGACCCGCGAGGTCCCCACCCTGCGCGAGGCCGAGATCGCCTCGGTGGCCCGCTACGAGCGGCTCTTCACGCGTTATCTGCTGGGCCATTTCGACGAGCGCGACCACCAGGTCGGCAACGACGACCCGTTGCTGGCGGAGGTCGCGGCGTCCGCCGTGGTCACCGCCCACAACCACGTGCTGCGCCGCTGGCTGCGGGCGGGCGGCGAGGGCGACGTGGAGGCCCAGCTCGACCACGCCTTCGCGATCGTCCGCGACACCTTCGGCACCGGCATCGGCGCGGGCCGGATCGCCGGCACCGAACCGGCGAAGCAGCCGGCCGCCTCGGTGACGTCCCACGACGAGGTGCTGGTCGCGGTGGCCCGCACCGACGCACCGCTGGACGAAGTGATGCGCACCATCCAGCAGGCGCTCCGGGAGCGCTGA